The sequence below is a genomic window from Ipomoea triloba cultivar NCNSP0323 chromosome 10, ASM357664v1.
CATACAATATCTTCTATAGCAAAAGGATTCGGAAATTAAAGTATTTAAGTATGCGCAAATTAAGAATCATATAATATAATCCAACAGTGAATAAAAGCTTTTAATTTTGCTCGACCCATAATCCCATTATGCTCTCCatctaaaattaaagaaaagaatgCAGTAGAGTAGTTTTAGCATGCATTTTTCTAGATTTCGTATAACTTACCCATCCATCCAGTTATGTATACACTTAcataaacaaatcaaatcaaagctGCGCCTAAGAACACAATTCTCGATGAGAAATCATCATGTATCAGCAATCCCATGCAAGTTGATCAATCGGATTTACATTGGAATACACCCCACAAGGCATCAACGCCGCATCCATGAACTCAAAATCAAAGTTAGACGCCGCATCGAACATGTTTTGTCCCCCATTATTGAACTCATCATGATGATGATCCTCACCGTTAATAACCTTGTACACTTGCTCCTCCTGTTCCTGTCGTTCTTCTTGTGTTCTCAGTGGCTCAAATCCCTGCGCCGCGGCTTCAAACGTCGTGTCGGTTCCAAACACCCCGGCCATGATTCCGAACCCGGCGGCGGCAATCAGGGAAGAAGTAGTGCTCTCCATTGAAGAAGAGCAGCTTCCGAAATCCATGATGGTGGTAGGGTTTTGGTAGTCCAAGTTCTGATCATTCGATGTGGGAATCATAGAGTTAGTGTAATCAACAGGTTGGTGGAAAGGGGGAGTAATGGAGGAAAGGGCAGCTTTCATTCCCATGGGAATCACCTCTTTAATGGTGTGAGGTGCAGTAGTGTCTATGGTGAAAGTTGAAGGGGATagttgatgatggtgatgataaGAGTTTTTGTTGGGGGGTTTGTGAATATTATTCTTGGATTGATTTGGAGAGAGAAGATTGTGGGTGTTGGGATCTAAGCCTTGAGCAATAAGCTTCTTCTTGATGCAAGAATTCCAGAAGTTCTTCACTTCATTATCAGTCCTCCCTGGCAAATGTTTCGCTATCTGC
It includes:
- the LOC116031726 gene encoding myb-related protein 308-like isoform X2, whose protein sequence is MRSSFNTSPPTAMAAGALCLNSQRCGKSCRLRWINYLRPDLKRGSFTEQEERTIIDVHRILGNRWAQIAKHLPGRTDNEVKNFWNSCIKKKLIAQGLDPNTHNLLSPNQSKNNIHKPPNKNSYHHHHQLSPSTFTIDTTAPHTIKEVIPMGMKAALSSITPPFHQPVDYTNSMIPTSNDQNLDYQNPTTIMDFGSCSSSMESTTSSLIAAAGFGIMAGVFGTDTTFEAAAQGFEPLRTQEERQEQEEQVYKVINGEDHHHDEFNNGGQNMFDAASNFDFEFMDAALMPCGVYSNVNPIDQLAWDC
- the LOC116031726 gene encoding myb-related protein 308-like isoform X1 translates to MLRSTLESGDRIIECGRAYMGHHCCSKQKVKRGLWSPEEDEKLIQHITSHGHGCWSAVPKLAGLQRCGKSCRLRWINYLRPDLKRGSFTEQEERTIIDVHRILGNRWAQIAKHLPGRTDNEVKNFWNSCIKKKLIAQGLDPNTHNLLSPNQSKNNIHKPPNKNSYHHHHQLSPSTFTIDTTAPHTIKEVIPMGMKAALSSITPPFHQPVDYTNSMIPTSNDQNLDYQNPTTIMDFGSCSSSMESTTSSLIAAAGFGIMAGVFGTDTTFEAAAQGFEPLRTQEERQEQEEQVYKVINGEDHHHDEFNNGGQNMFDAASNFDFEFMDAALMPCGVYSNVNPIDQLAWDC